Within Vannielia litorea, the genomic segment GAGGCGTTCTCCACCGGGTCCCAGAACCAGAAGCCGCCCCAGCCCAGCTCGTAATAGGCCCACCAGGAGCCCAGCGCGATGCCGATGGTCAGAAACACCCAGGCCGCCAGCGTCCAGGGCCGCACCCAGCGCGCCCAGGCGGCATCCACCCGACCCTCGATCAGGGCCGCCACGGCAAAGGAAAAGGCCATGCTGAGGCCGACGTAGCCGAGGTAGAGGAACGGCGGGTGAAACGCGAGCCCCGGATCCTGCAGAAGCGGGTTCAGGTCCTGCCCGTCGAGCGGCGGCTGTGCCAACCGCAGAAAGGGGTTGGAGGTGAACAGGATGAAGGCATAGAAGGCCACCCCCACGCTTGCCTGCACCGCGAGCACGCGGGCGCGGAAGGTCTCGGTCAGGTTACCGCCGAACACCGCTGCCGCCGCGCCGAAGCCCGCAAGGATCAGGACCCAGAGCAGCATCGAGCCTTCGTGGTTCCCCCAGACACCGCTGATCTTGTAGATCATCGGCTTCAGCGTATGGGAGTTGAGGGTCACCAGCCGCAGCGAGAAGTCCGAGGTGACGAAAGCCCATGTCAGCGCGGCAAAGGACAGCCCCACCAGCAGGAACTGCATCACCGCCGCGGGCTCGGCCAGGGCCATCCACCCCGCCCAGCGCTTCTGCGCGCCCACCATCGGAACCACGGTTTGCACCACCGCAAGCACGGCGGCGAGGATCAGGGCGAAATGGCCAAGCTCTGCTATCATGGCTCACCTTCTAAGCCATCCGCAGCGCCCCGCCAATTCCCCTGTGCGCACCCGTCGCAGGGACGTGATGCAGCGCCGGCCGCCTCACAGGGTCTCCGTCACCTTGCGCAGGTGGGGCGGCGCGTCGGGGTCGAGCCCCCGCGCCCGCGCCACGCGCTCCGCCATGGCGTAGAAGGCCACGATCAGCGCCAGCGGGTCGGTCAGGCCATGGCCGGTGCGGGGCACCTCCAGCACCCGCGCGGCCTGCGCCAGCGGCGTGGTGGCGAACACGCCCGCCCCCTGCCGCGCCAGCCGGTCGGCCATCTCTGCAACGCCCTGCTCCGCCGCATCCCCGCAGGCAAACGCCAGCACCGGAAAGCCACGGCCGACAATGCTCACCGGCCCGTGCAGAACCTCGGCGGACGAATAGGCCTCGGCATGTGTCTGGCAGCATTCCTTGAACTTCAGCGCCGCCTCCTGGGCCATCGCCCAGCCCGGCCCACGGCCCAGCACATAGACCGAGCCGCCCTCGTCCATCGCCTCGGCCGCATCCCTCCAGTCCGCCTCCACCGCCCGTGACAGCGCCTCCGGCAGGCCCCGAATCGCTTTCAGCAAGCCAGGGTCCTGCGCCACTTCCGCCACCAGCCAGAGCGCCGCGAGGGCCGAGGTGACAAAGCTCTTGGTCGCCGCCACCGACCGTTCCGGCCCGGCGCGGATGTCCACCACATGCTCCGCCGCATCCGCGAGAGGCGAGCCGGGGGTGTTGGTCAGCGCCACCGTCAGCGCGCCCCCGACCCTTGCCGCCCGCGTCATCGCCACGATGTCCGGGCTCCCGCCCGACTGCGAGACCGAGAGCGATACCGCCCCGCCAAGCCTGAGCGGTGCCCCGTAGACCGAGGCCACCGATGGCCCGACCGAGGCGGCAACCCGCCCCAGAACCAGCTCGGCGGCATATTTGAAGAAGGTGCAGGCATGGTCCGACGACCCACGGGCCACGGTCACGAAAAACGCAGGGTCCCGCGCCGCGACCGCCCGCGCCACCTCGGGCACCGCCTCTGCGGCCAGCAGGCGCTCGACCGCCGCCGGGATCTCCTCGATCTCCTGCCGCATCAAGGTCTTGTCCGTCATCGAACATCCTCCCGTCAGCGCCACCCTGCCCCGGCGGCGCGCGCTCCGCAATGCTTGCCCTTCCGCCCCCGCCGCGCCACCCTGCCGCCAAAGGGAGACCCGCATGACCCGCACGCTCATCATCGGCCTCGGCAACATGGGCCGCAGCCACGCGCTCGCGCATCACGCCAACCCGGTGTCCGAGATCATCGGCCTTGTGAACCGCTCCGCGCCCATCCTGCCGCCGGCCCTGCACGGCTATCCCTTGCTCCACAGCGTCGACGAGGGGCTCGCGCTGGAGCCCGATCTCGTCGTCATTGCCACCCATGCCGACAGCCACGCCGATCTCGCCATTGCCGCCATGGAAGCCGGCGCCCATGTCTTCGTCGAAAAGCCCCTCGCCGCCACCGTGGAGGAGGCGCGGCGCGTCGCCGCGACGGCGCGCGCCACCGGCCGCAAGCTGACCGTCGGCTACATCCTGCGGCACCACCCCTCATGGCAGCGGCTCATCGCCGAGGCCCGCGCTCTGGGCGGGCCCTATGTCTTTCGCCTCAACCTCAACCAGCAATCCACCGGCGCCGCCTGGGAGGCGCACAAGGCGCTGATGCGCACCATGTCGCCCATCGTCGACTGCGGCGTGCACTACGTCGATGTCATGTGCCAGATCACCGAGGCCCGCCCCACCCGCGTCCACGGCATCGGGGCACGGCTTTCCGACGAGATCGCGCCCGACATGTACAACTACGGCCAGTTCCAGGTGACCTTCGAAGATGGCTCCGTCGGCTGGTACGAGGCCGGCTGGGGCCCGATGATCTCCGAAACCGCCTATTTCGTGAAGGATATCGTCACCCCCTCGGGGTCGGTCTCGATCGTGGATGCCCCCAGGACCGACAGCGACGACATCGCGGGCCACACCCGTGTCGGCGGGCTGCTGTTGCACCGTCCCTCGGGCGACAGGCTCATCGACCTTCCCGACGAGCCCGACCATCAGGCCCTCTGCAATGCCGAACAGGCCTTTCTGCTCCGCGCCATCGCCAAAGACATCGACCTGTCCCGCCACGTCGAGGACGCCGTGCAATCCCTCGCCATCTGCCTCGCCGCCGACGAGAGCATCCGAACCGGCGCAGCGGTTCTGCTATGATTCGCCTCCCAGGCGCCCTCCGCAGCCCCGCCTGACAGCACGGCAAGGTTTCCCCCACGTCAGTAAAAAATATTGCCCCTTTCCTCCTGTTTTCTGGCAAAACAACCTGAGGGGTAAGACATCGAGCAAGCAGACACCCTGACCAATCCGACTGGTGACCCGCACCGGCGGCAAGAACAATAGTGGTGAAAAGGGCAAGTGAATGTTGCAGAAGACCAGGCAATTCGTGGCATTCCAGGGCTACGTCTTGTTTACGGCAATCGTGGTCATCAGCGTCATGGGCATCGGCTACTCGGTCATCCGACTGGACCGTGACAGCCACCTCAGCTCGGTGCGCCGCGAGGCCGAACAGGCGCTGTCCCATTCAACCGATCAGATCAAGCTGCGCTTCTTCGGGGCGGTTCAGGTCGCCAACAAGATCGAGAGCCTTCTCGGCCCGGAGGGCGAGATCCCCGAACGCCAAGTCGCCTTGGTGGTGGAAGACCTGCAACGCTACAACCCCAGCGTCATAGCGGTGGGCCTCGCACCCGGCCTCGTGCTGACCCACAGCTTCCCGCAAGCGGACAACCGCTCGACCATCGGCCTGAAATACTGGGAGATTCCGACGCAGATGCAAAGCGTCGCGCGCGCCATCCGGGCACAGCATCCGATCGTTGCCGGGCCGCTGCCGCTGGTTCAGGGGGGCACAGGCTTCATTCTGCGCTACCCGGTGTTTCGCGCCACGGCACCCTACGGCAACAAGGAACTCTGGGGCGTGATCTCGATCGTCGTCAGCGCCGAAGGCATGTTCAGCGGCCCGCAGAGCCCCTTAAGCGAAGACCACGGCTACATTTTCACCCTGCAGGAGGTCCACGCAACAAGCGAACCCCGTCGCTTCGTTTCCGATGCGGGCGCCCTGCCGGCCAGCAAGCCCGTGGTGCGCGCCTTCAACATGATGGGCTCCGATTGGGAGGCCACCGCGATCCCGCGCGGCGGCTGGCCCTCCTACTCGCCGCAAAGTCCCTACCTGCTGGCCTTCGCCCTGCTCTCTGCCATCATGCTGGTGGGCCTGCTGGCCGTGCTGCGCCGCACCACGATCAAGGAGCAGAACGCCAACGCGCTGCTGGTCGAGGCGATCGACTGCATGGACGAGGGCTTCATCGCCTTCGACGAGCGGGAGCGCCTGGTCATGGTGAACCGGACCTATCGCGACTATCACCAGAGCCTCGCCGGGATCCTGCACATGGGTGTCACCTTCGAGGAGCTGGTCGACTTCGGGCTCGCACGCGGCGCCTATCCCCAGGCCGTCGGCTGCGAAGCGGAGTGGAAGGCGGAGCGCCTGGCACGGTTCCGCAATCCGAAGGAAGCCTACCTGCAACCCGTGGACAACGATCGCTGGCTGAAGGTGACCGAAGCCAAGACCCCGCATGGCTACACCATCGGCATCCGCACCGATGTCACCGCGGAGAAGCGCGCCCAGGAGGCCGCCGAGGCCGCCGACCGCGCCAAGACCGAGTTTCTCAACAACGTCTCCCACGAGCTGCGCACGCCGCTCACGGTCATTTTCGGCCGCGCCTCCTTCCTCAGGCATTCCGAGCAGCTGCCGCAGGCCAAGGGGCTGGCCGCCGCCCTCGACGGAAACGCCGGCGCCAGCAGCGATGTCGCCACCGCCGTGCACACCTTCCAGCGCTTCGTCTCCGAGCAGGGCGCGGGCATCTCCGGTTCGGCCAAGCACATGCTGCGGCTGGTCGAGGATCTGCTGGACTGGAGCCGCATGGCCCGTGGCAAGATCGAGCTCGATCTCGCGCCAACCGAGCTGGGCGAGATCGCAAGCTCCGTGATCGAAGACCTGCACCCCGAGGCCGCCGCCAAGGGGCTCGAAATCACCTGTTCCGCCGAGCAGCCCACCGAAGCGATGGCCGACGGCATCCGGGTCAAGCAGATCCTCTACAACCTCATTTCCAATGCGATCAAGTTCACCGATGCGGGCCATGTGCACGTGTCCGTCGCGTCGCACGGCGATGAGGCCGTGATCAGCGTCACCGATACCGGCTGCGGCATCGCGCCGGATCACGTCGACCACATCTTCCAGCGGTTCCACCAGGTCGATACATCCATGTCGCGCAAGAACGGCGGGCTGGGGCTTGGTCTTGCCATCGCCGAGCAGCTGGCTGCCCTGCACGGCGGCACGCTGACCGTCCAGAGCCGCCTCGGCCAGGGCTCGACCTTCCGTCTCAGTTTGCCCTCTGCCGAGGCACTCGCGCTTCCCAGGTCGGCCTGACGCGGCGCCGGTCAGGAAAGGGCGCAGTCCGGCCCGCGCTCCAGCGGTTCATCGATGGACAGGCCCGATGGCCGCCAGTCGAAGATCGCCACCGCCTGCCCTCCGTCAAACCCCACGAAGAGCGTGCCCGTCTCGGGCTGCAACGCCACGCCCTCCGCGTCATAGCCCCATTCCGAGAGCGGCGTGACGGTCAGCACGCGGCCATCCGGCGCAAGCTCGAAGAGCGCATTGCGCCCCTCGTTGTCATCGACCACCAGGATGTTGCCGGAGAAGGGATCGCGCTCCACCCCCTGCAGTTCCACCATCGGCGGGTCAAGGCTGTCCCCCCAGAGCTCCATCAGAACCGCGCCATCCGGGCCGATGCGCAACAGCCGCGAAGGGTCATCCTCCACCACCAGAAAGCTGCCGTCCGCATCGCGGTGCAGCCCCTCGGTATCCACCAGCGTGGCCGAGAGGCTGAAATCCTGCGCGCGGGCGCGGCCGTCCCGGTCCACCCGCCTGAACCCGCCCCAGCCATCGGCCAGGAGCAGCCCCTCGGGCTCCACCGTCAGGCTCCGCACCGAGCCCATTCCGCTGTCGAACCGCATGATCTCCCGCCCGGTCGCGCCGATCAGGATCACCTCGCGCCCCTCGGTCGCCACCCAGACCCCGCACACCTCTGCATCATAGGCCAGCGACACACCGCGCAGCCCCGCCAGGGTCTCGCGGTGCACCAGCTCCGCCCCGGCGGGGGCGGCCATGCTCAGGCCAAGCAGAAGGGGACAAAGACGCAACATGCCCCACCCTGCGGGCGGTCCCGCGCGGCGGTCAAGTCACGCTTTGGGGTATGGCTTGGGGATTGTGGCGGAGAGACAGGGATTCGAACCCTGGAGACGGTTCCCCGCCTACACACTTTCCAGGCGTGCGCCTTCGACCACTCGGCCACCTCTCCGGTCCGCGCCTCATAGCCAAACCCGCAACCGGGATCAACCCCGGAAACACCGGAACCCCAGGCTATCGCACCCCGCGCCGCAAGCAGATCCCGCAGGCCCCTTCGGCACGCGGCTTTGCCCATGTCATGCTCCGCCACCCGGTGGCTTCGGACCGCGATTTCAAACGAGCGGCCGTCCCCGCCGTGGTGCTTCCGCAGAGCCCATGACATGACGAAGGGGCTGGCGGCCTGCCTTCCGTGTGATCAGGCGCCAAACCGGGCGGGCCGCCTAGCCGAAGAGGATGTTGACGCGCCGGTTGGCACGCCCCTTCTTCTCCAGCTTTCCCAATCTCAGCGGACCGATCTCGCCGGTGCGCGCCACATGGGTGCCGCCGCAGGGCTGAAGGTCCACCTGGGCCTCGCCCGCGCCGATCCTGACCAGCCGGACCCGCCCCGATCCGCGCGGCGGAGCGACCGACATCGTCTTGACCAGCCCCGGGTTGGCATCGAGCTCGGCATCGGTGATCCAGCTCTCGGTCACCGGCAGATCGCGCCCGACCAGGGCATTCAGTGCCTCTTCCACCGCGTCCCGATCCTCGATCGGCTCTTCCATCATGAAGTCGAGCCGCCCCTTCTCGGCCCCGATGCTGCCGCCGGTGACCGGATGGGGCAAAACCACCGAGAGCAGATGCAGCGCGGTATGGATCCGCATGTGCGCGTAGCGCCGCTCCCAGTCGAGCGATTGCCGAAGCTCGGTGCCAACCTCGGGCAAGGCGCCCGGAATGGCAGGCACCAGCACCACCGCCTCGCCCTCTCCCTTAACCGCCGTGGCGATCTCGAGCTGGCCGCCCTCCCAGTGGAGCATCCCCGCATCGCCCGGCTGGCCGCCGCCGGTCGGATAGAAGATCGTGGCATCCAGCACCACGCCGCCCTCCGAGGTATGGGCCAGCACGGTCGCGCGGGCGTCGCGCATGTAAGGGTCATCCCTGTAGAGTGCCAAGGTCATCGGTCCCCTCCGCCATCGCCACCCTCACCCTCGAGGTCGCCCTTCATCAGCCCTGCCCGCGCCGCGGCGCGCGAGGGGCTCTCGGGCGCGGCGGGCGGCTGCGCCTCGGTGCCCGGCACCACCGGTTCGGCCTCTATCGTGGCCCCGCCCTCCTGCGCGCCCCGGATCGCCGCGCCCAGCGCCTCGGGGTTGCGCAGCCAGAGGTCGCGCTGCGCGAAGGGGATCTCGATCCCCTCCTCCTTGAACCGCTCCGCGATCCGGTGGCGGATCTCCGTCTGCACCACCATGATCGAGAACACGTCGCGCAGGATCACCCGGATCTCGAAATCGAGACTGTCCGCCCCGAACCCGGTGAACACCACCTGCGGCGGCGGGTTGAGAATCACGATCGGGTGCTCCTCGGCCACGCCCTGCAGGATCCCGGCCACCCGCCGGGTGTCGGAGCCATAGGCCACGCCCACCGGCACCGTCAGTCGGCCCGACATGTTGGTCTTGGTGTAGTTGGTCACCTGGCCCGAGATCAGGTCCGCGTTCGGCACGATCACGTCGGTCTTGTCGAAGGTCTCGATCCGGGTCGAGCGGACGGAGATCTTCTTGACGATCCCCATCACGCCGCCCGAGCTGATCCAGTCGCCCTCGCTGATCGGGCGCTCGATCAGCAGGATGATGCCGGAGACGAAGTTGCTGACGATGGTCTGCAACCCGAAGCCGATGCCCACCGAGAGCGCACCGGCCACGATGGCAAGGCTCGAGAGGTCGATGCCGGCAGCGGTGATGGCGATGACGGCGGCGAGGAAGATGCCGATGTAGCTGACGCCCGACAGGATTGCGGTGCGCCCGCCCGGGTCGATCCTCGTCTTCGGCAGCACCGAGGTGCGCAGCGCCCCCTGCAACAGGCGGGTGACCAGGTAGCCCACCGCGAAGACCACCGCGAAGAGCAAGAAGTTCGAGGGGCTGATCGTGCTTTCACCGATCGAGAAGCCGGCCATGAACCGCTGCCACAGTTCGGTCAGGTCGGCCACCCGTGCGCCCCAGATCAGCGCCAGCAGCGGAAGCGCGGCCAGCACGATGAAGAAGGAGATCAGAACCGCCACCAGCCCGTCGGTCCCGTCGTCCTGCCGCCCGAAGAAGAGCGCCCAGAGATGGGCAAAGAAGCGTTGCAGCAGCGAGACCACCGCCAGCACCGCCAGGGTCGAGAGCGGTGCCGAGACGAGGAAGTCCCCTGCCTTCAGGTAGCCCAGCACCGCCATGACCGGCCCTGCGACGGCCAGCGTCACCGCAGCGCGCCCGATCAGGTGGATGATCCGCGCGCGAAACCCTTTCGAGGTCTGATCGTCGATGACCGCGTCGGCTGCCCGGTTGTGAGCGATCATGAGCTGCCCGAGCCGGAAGAGCGCAACGGCCCCCAGCACCAGGATCGGGAAGTTGAGAAAGACCGCGGCCGCTTCGCTGATGCCCGAAAAGGCGGTCAGCGACGTCAGCAGGGCACCCAGTGCGCCCGCCACGCCCGCCATGGTCGCCCAGAACCGGCCCGACCGGCGCTGTGCCTCGTCATGCTCCAGGGGCGGCGGCAGGATCTCGATCTTGGGAAAGCTGTGAAAGCCCAGCCAGCGCGCGCCGAAGATCAGGATCCCCATCACCGGGATGGTGGTCAGGATCTCGTCGGTCAGCAGCCCGCCCACGCCGGTGATCCGCAAGCCCGCCACGATCAGCACCAGCCCGATCTGCGGCAGAAGCAGCTGGCCCACCGAGACCAGCATGGCAAAGATCACCGTGCTCTGGGCCCGGCCCGACCGGGTGAGCAGCCGCTCCGAGAGCCGCATGCTCCAGCCCCGCCCGCGAACCACCAGAACCAGCCCGATCAGCGCGACGATCAGGGCCGCCGCGAGGTTGTTGCGCAGCGCCTCCTGCTGCAAGGTGTTGCGCCAGCTGGTGGTCAGGTTCGTCCGGAGCGTGCCCCCCACCGCCGCCAGTTCGCCCAGCGGCTCGATCCAGTTGGTCGGAGACAGCGGGCTCGGGCCAACGTCCAGCAGGGCGCTCGTCTGCCGCTCGCGCAACAGGGTATCCACCTGCCCGATCAGCCCGTCCGCCCGGATCCAGGCCTCCTCGGCGGCACGGATCGGCACCAGCAGACGTGTAAGCTGCGCGTTCAGCTCGCTGCGCCGCCCGGCCAGTTCCGCGGCCTCTTCTTCGCCCTCTGCCGGAGCCGGCCCCAAGGCCTCGACCTGCCGTTGCAGAATCTCGATCCGCCCCGAGTTGGCCGATTGCGCCGCGAGGAACTCGGTGCGCCAGCCCGCCAGCCGCTCGCGTAGCTGCTCGAGTGCCACCGAGGAGGCGGCGTTGCGATCCAGCACATCTTCCGCCTGGCGCGCGACCTTCTCCCAGGCCTCGTAGTCCGGCCCGCCCGGCAGGCTGAGCGTCGCCGCTTCGAGGCTGCCGTCCACCGGCGGAATGACCGGCTCGTCAGCCGCCGGATCGGCATCGGAGACAGTTGCCCCCGGCGCTCCTGAGCCATTGACGAGGTCTTCCGCCAGCGATTGCGCCACGCCGGTCCCCGGCAGCGCCAGAACGGCCAGCAAGAGCCACAGACGCAACATGCTGCCCATTGCCCCCCTCATGCTTCGACGGTCACGTCCGGCATGTCGGCGCGGGTGCCCCGGGTCAGGAATTCCGGCACGGGCAGATCCTTC encodes:
- a CDS encoding SIS domain-containing protein, whose translation is MTDKTLMRQEIEEIPAAVERLLAAEAVPEVARAVAARDPAFFVTVARGSSDHACTFFKYAAELVLGRVAASVGPSVASVYGAPLRLGGAVSLSVSQSGGSPDIVAMTRAARVGGALTVALTNTPGSPLADAAEHVVDIRAGPERSVAATKSFVTSALAALWLVAEVAQDPGLLKAIRGLPEALSRAVEADWRDAAEAMDEGGSVYVLGRGPGWAMAQEAALKFKECCQTHAEAYSSAEVLHGPVSIVGRGFPVLAFACGDAAEQGVAEMADRLARQGAGVFATTPLAQAARVLEVPRTGHGLTDPLALIVAFYAMAERVARARGLDPDAPPHLRKVTETL
- a CDS encoding Gfo/Idh/MocA family protein: MTRTLIIGLGNMGRSHALAHHANPVSEIIGLVNRSAPILPPALHGYPLLHSVDEGLALEPDLVVIATHADSHADLAIAAMEAGAHVFVEKPLAATVEEARRVAATARATGRKLTVGYILRHHPSWQRLIAEARALGGPYVFRLNLNQQSTGAAWEAHKALMRTMSPIVDCGVHYVDVMCQITEARPTRVHGIGARLSDEIAPDMYNYGQFQVTFEDGSVGWYEAGWGPMISETAYFVKDIVTPSGSVSIVDAPRTDSDDIAGHTRVGGLLLHRPSGDRLIDLPDEPDHQALCNAEQAFLLRAIAKDIDLSRHVEDAVQSLAICLAADESIRTGAAVLL
- a CDS encoding ATP-binding protein, with the protein product MLQKTRQFVAFQGYVLFTAIVVISVMGIGYSVIRLDRDSHLSSVRREAEQALSHSTDQIKLRFFGAVQVANKIESLLGPEGEIPERQVALVVEDLQRYNPSVIAVGLAPGLVLTHSFPQADNRSTIGLKYWEIPTQMQSVARAIRAQHPIVAGPLPLVQGGTGFILRYPVFRATAPYGNKELWGVISIVVSAEGMFSGPQSPLSEDHGYIFTLQEVHATSEPRRFVSDAGALPASKPVVRAFNMMGSDWEATAIPRGGWPSYSPQSPYLLAFALLSAIMLVGLLAVLRRTTIKEQNANALLVEAIDCMDEGFIAFDERERLVMVNRTYRDYHQSLAGILHMGVTFEELVDFGLARGAYPQAVGCEAEWKAERLARFRNPKEAYLQPVDNDRWLKVTEAKTPHGYTIGIRTDVTAEKRAQEAAEAADRAKTEFLNNVSHELRTPLTVIFGRASFLRHSEQLPQAKGLAAALDGNAGASSDVATAVHTFQRFVSEQGAGISGSAKHMLRLVEDLLDWSRMARGKIELDLAPTELGEIASSVIEDLHPEAAAKGLEITCSAEQPTEAMADGIRVKQILYNLISNAIKFTDAGHVHVSVASHGDEAVISVTDTGCGIAPDHVDHIFQRFHQVDTSMSRKNGGLGLGLAIAEQLAALHGGTLTVQSRLGQGSTFRLSLPSAEALALPRSA
- a CDS encoding alanyl-tRNA editing protein; translated protein: MTLALYRDDPYMRDARATVLAHTSEGGVVLDATIFYPTGGGQPGDAGMLHWEGGQLEIATAVKGEGEAVVLVPAIPGALPEVGTELRQSLDWERRYAHMRIHTALHLLSVVLPHPVTGGSIGAEKGRLDFMMEEPIEDRDAVEEALNALVGRDLPVTESWITDAELDANPGLVKTMSVAPPRGSGRVRLVRIGAGEAQVDLQPCGGTHVARTGEIGPLRLGKLEKKGRANRRVNILFG
- a CDS encoding DUF3772 domain-containing protein translates to MGSMLRLWLLLAVLALPGTGVAQSLAEDLVNGSGAPGATVSDADPAADEPVIPPVDGSLEAATLSLPGGPDYEAWEKVARQAEDVLDRNAASSVALEQLRERLAGWRTEFLAAQSANSGRIEILQRQVEALGPAPAEGEEEAAELAGRRSELNAQLTRLLVPIRAAEEAWIRADGLIGQVDTLLRERQTSALLDVGPSPLSPTNWIEPLGELAAVGGTLRTNLTTSWRNTLQQEALRNNLAAALIVALIGLVLVVRGRGWSMRLSERLLTRSGRAQSTVIFAMLVSVGQLLLPQIGLVLIVAGLRITGVGGLLTDEILTTIPVMGILIFGARWLGFHSFPKIEILPPPLEHDEAQRRSGRFWATMAGVAGALGALLTSLTAFSGISEAAAVFLNFPILVLGAVALFRLGQLMIAHNRAADAVIDDQTSKGFRARIIHLIGRAAVTLAVAGPVMAVLGYLKAGDFLVSAPLSTLAVLAVVSLLQRFFAHLWALFFGRQDDGTDGLVAVLISFFIVLAALPLLALIWGARVADLTELWQRFMAGFSIGESTISPSNFLLFAVVFAVGYLVTRLLQGALRTSVLPKTRIDPGGRTAILSGVSYIGIFLAAVIAITAAGIDLSSLAIVAGALSVGIGFGLQTIVSNFVSGIILLIERPISEGDWISSGGVMGIVKKISVRSTRIETFDKTDVIVPNADLISGQVTNYTKTNMSGRLTVPVGVAYGSDTRRVAGILQGVAEEHPIVILNPPPQVVFTGFGADSLDFEIRVILRDVFSIMVVQTEIRHRIAERFKEEGIEIPFAQRDLWLRNPEALGAAIRGAQEGGATIEAEPVVPGTEAQPPAAPESPSRAAARAGLMKGDLEGEGGDGGGDR